Proteins from a genomic interval of Actinoalloteichus hymeniacidonis:
- a CDS encoding long-chain-fatty-acid--CoA ligase — translation MSLSLACILAEAARAHPERVAVIDDTGRHTYAELWTQTLALAAGLRESGVRPGDRVALMATNSADFARAYFAILSVGAVVVPVHLLLAAKEIAHVLQDSGARLLISDHLLAEGAVRGTEGSGLPVLTVGAAEGSAPTRLEDVAAQVAPLTGYVTRLAQDPAVILYTSGTTGTPKGAVLSQLNLIMNATVNGYDANDTRSTDVVMGCLPLFHAFGQTVAMNTAFRLGATLVLMRRFEPAAALELMVRHGVTVFHGVPTMYVALVGSVAADPQRSLPPLRLCVSGGASLPMAVLERFEELFQTTVYEGYGLSETSPTATTNQPSMGTRPGTVGHPVWGVEVEIARQDLPDRIELCATGELGEIVIRGHNVFLGYHNLPEATAEAIVDGWFRSGDLGTKDVDGFITVVDRTKDVVIRGGFNVYPSEVEGELMRHPGIAQVAVIGLPHPLHGEEVCAVVVPADPADPPSAAEIIGWASERIGRHKYPRLVELVDALPLGPSGKVLKRELRRRYADSDGA, via the coding sequence ATGTCCTTATCGCTGGCCTGCATCCTGGCCGAGGCAGCCCGTGCCCATCCCGAACGAGTGGCCGTGATCGACGACACCGGCAGGCACACCTACGCCGAACTCTGGACCCAGACCCTCGCGCTGGCGGCGGGCCTGCGCGAATCGGGGGTGCGGCCGGGCGATCGGGTGGCGTTGATGGCCACCAACTCGGCCGATTTCGCCCGCGCCTACTTCGCCATCCTCAGCGTCGGGGCCGTGGTCGTTCCGGTGCACCTGCTGCTCGCGGCCAAGGAGATCGCCCACGTCCTGCAGGACAGCGGCGCGCGGCTGCTGATCAGCGATCACCTGCTGGCCGAGGGCGCGGTGCGCGGCACCGAGGGCTCGGGGTTGCCGGTTTTGACAGTGGGCGCCGCCGAGGGGTCGGCGCCGACCAGACTCGAGGACGTCGCCGCACAGGTGGCGCCGTTGACCGGGTACGTCACCCGACTTGCCCAGGATCCGGCCGTGATCCTCTACACCAGTGGGACCACGGGCACCCCCAAGGGCGCGGTGCTCAGCCAACTCAACCTGATCATGAATGCGACAGTGAACGGCTACGACGCCAACGACACCCGCAGCACCGACGTCGTGATGGGCTGCCTCCCGCTGTTCCACGCCTTCGGGCAGACCGTCGCGATGAACACCGCCTTCCGGCTCGGTGCCACCCTGGTGCTGATGCGGCGATTCGAACCCGCCGCCGCACTGGAGCTGATGGTGCGGCACGGGGTCACCGTCTTCCACGGCGTGCCGACGATGTACGTGGCATTGGTCGGAAGCGTCGCGGCCGACCCGCAACGGTCACTGCCGCCCCTACGGCTGTGCGTCTCCGGCGGCGCCTCGCTGCCGATGGCCGTGCTGGAGCGGTTCGAGGAGCTCTTCCAGACCACCGTCTACGAGGGCTACGGGCTGTCGGAGACCTCGCCCACCGCGACCACCAACCAACCGAGCATGGGCACCCGACCCGGCACGGTCGGGCACCCGGTCTGGGGCGTGGAGGTGGAGATCGCCCGCCAGGATTTGCCGGATCGCATCGAGCTGTGCGCCACCGGGGAACTCGGCGAGATCGTCATCCGGGGCCACAACGTCTTCCTCGGCTACCACAACCTGCCCGAGGCCACAGCCGAGGCCATCGTGGACGGTTGGTTCCGCAGCGGCGACCTGGGCACCAAGGACGTCGACGGTTTCATCACCGTCGTCGACCGCACCAAGGACGTCGTGATCCGGGGTGGCTTCAACGTCTATCCCAGCGAGGTGGAGGGCGAACTGATGCGGCATCCCGGCATCGCCCAGGTGGCGGTGATCGGTTTGCCGCACCCGCTGCACGGTGAGGAGGTGTGCGCCGTGGTGGTGCCCGCAGATCCCGCCGACCCCCCGAGCGCGGCGGAGATCATCGGATGGGCCTCCGAACGGATCGGCAGACACAAGTACCCCAGACTGGTGGAGCTGGTGGACGCCTTGCCGCTCGGCCCCAGCGGCAAGGTGCTCAAACGTGAGCTGCGCCGCCGGTACGCCGACTCCGACGGTGCGTGA